The bacterium genome segment CCCGGTAACGGTTCGCGATGACTTCTTTTCCGCTATACCGTGCTTGCCGTTCGAAGCTCATTGAGCGAAGGATATTCTCCGCGTCCAGGCTCTTTCCCCCACGCTCCCATGCCCCCATACCGTTCCCAAGTCTGCTCTTACCTCTGGACGCTGGACTCTGAACTATCACTTTGCACGCCGGACTTGTGCCTCCCGACCGCAAACTTGAGGAGGGCAAACCCTCCGATAAGCAGAACCATGAAAACAAGACTGAACCAGTTGAAATATTTCACCAGGAGATGTTTCACCGATTCGCCCCATAGGTAAATGGCTCCGGCGACGAGGAAAAAGCGGGCGCTTCTGCTGACGGCGGAGACGGCCGCGAATGGTTTGAAAGGGATCTCGAAGGTCCCGGCGGACAAGGTGAACACCTTGTAGGGAATGGGCGTGAAACCTGCCACGGCAATGGCCCAGACCTCGTATTTCTCGAAGGCATATTTAACAGCCTGGATTTTTTTCTCTGAGAAAACCTTGTGAAGCAGGGGACGTCCCCCCAGCCAGCCGATGAGGTATCCGAACATCCCCCCTAATACGGATCCCGCCGAACAGACCAGCGCCAGGACAAATGCCGCGTCGGGCCTTATGAGGGCCATGGAGATGAGAAGCACGTCCGGCGGAATGGGGAAAAAGGAAGACTCTGCGAAGGCGAGGACGAACAGCGCCGTGGTGCCCGCAGGACTTTGCGCCCAGCTGATGACCCATTCGACGAGACCGCCCATCAGTACCCGGCCTCCCAGCCGTGTTTCCCGACCAGCCTGACGAAAACGCAGCTGCCCAGCCGTTCTTCCCGCAGGGTGCCATCCTCCCCTTTTGTCACGCGGGTCAGTTCCTGGAGGCTGTTGGAACCCACCGGGATCACAAGGATTCCACCCGGTTTGAGCTGCTCGGTCAGCGGTTCCGGGACCCAGGGCGCTCCCGCCGTCACCAGGATGCGGTCGTAGGGCGCGTACTCCTCCCAGCCCAGGGTCCCGTCAGACAGTTTGACAAGGACGTTGCCGCAACCCAGGAAATCGAGAACCTTCCTGGCCTTGCCGGTAAGCGAGGGCACCCGCTCCACCGAGTAGACCTTGGCGGCCAGTTCGGCCAGGATAGCCGTCTGGTAGCCGGAGCCCGTTCCGATCTCGAGGACCGTTTCCGTACCGCTCAGCTTCAGCGCTTCGGTCATGGCAGCCACAATGTAGGGTTGTGAGATGGTCTGCCCCTCTCCGATGGGCAGCGGGTGGTCCTCGTAAGCGCTCATGCGCTGATGCCCTTCCACGAAAAGGTGTCTGGGTACCTTTCGCATGGCATCTAGGACCCCCTCGTCCTTGATACCCCGGGGAATGATGTCCTTTTCCACCATCTTTTCCCGGGCCCAGGCCTGGCGATCTGAATTTCCCCTCATCTGTCCCCCCCCTGCCAACTTTTGAACTGTTCGACAAACCGGTAGTTGGTCATGTCGACGTGAAGGGGGGTGACACTGATGTACCCGGCCGTGACAGCTCCCAGATCCGTTTCGGTGGGTCCCTTGTAAGGCGGCCTGGTGCCGCCGATCCAGTAATAGGTGCGTCCTCTCGGATCGCTGTTCCTGATGACGTTTTCCTCCCATCGGTGGAAGCCCTGGCGGGTGATGAGGAATTTATCGATATCCTGGTCCGGATCGTCCGGCACGTTGATGTTGAGGATCGTTCCTTCGGGGAGACCTCTTTCGCGGACCCATCCGGCAGCCGCGACGGCAAACCGGGCCGCGGGACGGTAGTCCGAGTAGCGGTCGTCGACCAGGGAAACGGCAAGGGACGGCACCCCCATGAGTCCCCCCTCCATGGCAGCCCAGACAGTTCCCGAATAGGTGACGTCCTGTCCCATGTTACCCCCCCGGTTGATCCCCGAAACGAGGAGGTCGGGTGTCGTTCCGTTCAGGAGAACGTGGGTCGCCAGGTGTACGCAATCGGTGGGTGTCCCGTCGATGGCGAACCTGTCATCCCCAAGCTCATCGATGCGCAGGGGATGGTTCAGGGTCAGGGAGTGGCTGGCGGCGCTGCGTTCCCGGTCCGGAGCCACGACCACCACGCGCCCCAGTTTCCCGAGGGCGCCGGCAAGGGCCAGGATGCCCGGCGCGTTAATGCCATCATCGTTGGTGACTAAGATCAGCATTGGCAGTCAGCAGCTTCCTTAAGGTTCTATTTTGATTTTCCGGGGCATCGTAACTTTTTGGCGTGAAGGTTGCAACGGAAACTGGAGTGAAACGTGAAACGGGAGAGCAGTGAATCGCTATAACAGGATCTTTGGGATAGAAACGGGGATTTTCATGGCAAGAGACAATGAAGCTACATCTCTTCATCATTTCAACGATCATCGTAATCTGAAGGTGCCGCGAGAGGCAGCAGGAAGGATTTTATTTGGAGCAGGTAAAAAGGTTTACAAACATGATAGAGTCGCAAAAAGTCCAATCCGGGACTTTTCGCTCCACGGAAAGGGAAAAGCGTCGTTTTCCCTTTCCTTACAAATCAATGACTTACAGTGGGAGTCATTGATTTGGGCGCCCCGCGCGGGGCGCGTTGATGGACTTTTTGCGAGTCCATCACCTGTTCGTTATCCCAAAACTATCGATCATCTCCGCCTTGTCGCTCCAGACTTCCACCGTGAGGTTCTGCTCTTCGTCGAAGAAAAGAACGCAGAAGTGATAAGCCTTGAGGAACAGTTCACTGAATTCGCTGGATTCGGCCTGGTTTCTGAGGGGCGCACCACCGCCGCCGGTGACGATGTACCGGATTCCGTTGACCGTTGACCTCTCGTAATCGTGGTCGTGCCCGTTGAAAACGGCATCCACCCCGTACTGCTCGAAAAGGGGGACCAGGTCGTCAGCGATCCCCTTCTCGTCAGAACGGTGTTTCCCGGTGCTGAACAGGGGGTAGTGGAACGTCACGATGGTGTAGTCTGTCGCGGAAACACTCGACGAGAGCTCGCTTTCAAGCCACTGGTACTGAGTGGAGCCGGCAGCGAGGCTCGATTCGGTGTCCAGAACGACGAAGTGAAACCCCTCGATGTCATCTACCGGGTACCACTTCTCGTTACCGGGGAGTGTAAAATTGTCGAAATAACGCTGGGCTTCCTCCTCGTGGTTGCCTAATGCGGGGTAGACGGGGGTCCCGGATGGCAGCTCTGAAATAATGCGGTTGAAGATGATCCAGTCACCGGCCACCCGGCCGTCGTCCACCAGGTCGCCGGTGTGAAAGACGGCGGCAGGCTCGATGGTCGCCATCCCCTCCACAAGTGTCAGGTGGACATCGTGACCGGTGCGGCTGTCTCCGTAGACCACGACTCCACCGGCCAGGTGGCCGGGGAGCACGGACCAGTCCACGGATGCACTGCACCCGCCGGCCGCGACTGCGAGCACAAGAGCCACTGCAAAGAAAACCGTGTATTTCCTCATCGCCATTTCCTTCATCAGGGTCGCAAAAGTCCGTGCGGGCCTTTTGCTTAACGGGAACCGAAAAGCGTGGTTTCCGGTTCCCTCACGGGGGCGCGTTGATGGACCATCTCTGTGTCCATCAACTGAAACAGCCTCGCGTTAACGGAAATGTTACCACAAAGACAGGTCGTCTGGGTTGATGGTTTTGAAACCCCATCGGTTCTGAACCGGTAAAATAGTTCGCCACTTTTTCCTTAAAATCCTGCTAAAATTGCAGGGGAAGCAATCGCCTCTGGAGAAGGAGGAGGTGATAAAATTGCAGAGTTGTAACCTTGATGGACCCGCAAAAAGTCCCGGATTGGACTTTTTGCGACTCTATCAAGTTTGATGTCTGAAGCCTGCCCTTCGATCATGCTGACTGCGTGATCGAAGGGTTTTGGTTTTCAGGCGCTCGCTACACTCAGGTTTCACCGCTGATCAAACTCCACCTCTATCTCCTTCCTCTCCCCCGATCCAAGCTCCAGGATATACTTCCTCGATCCCAGGTCCGGATGCCTGACCTCCAGGTTGTAAAGGCCGGGGTTGATATCGAAGGCCCTGACCTGCCAGGCGCCTCCTCCGGAGATCGCCAACTCCTCGCCGTTCAGCAAGACCGTTCCCCCCGATGGGCTGACAATGGTCAGTTGGGCTTTGCGTAGGGCAACCGGCATTATATCGTTGAGGGCGGACCGCTCACCCATCCAGCCTGCCAGAAACCATCCCCCCGCGACAAGCAGGATAAGGAGCCCAACGATCCACAATGCTTTTAAGGAAGATCTGCTCTCCTTGTCATCACCGACGTAGTGGCCTGCATGCTCTTCCGCTTTGGAACCGCCTCCGGGAGTCGCCTTGAGGCTCAAGGGAACATCCGCGGTACCGGCTTTCTGGTGTGTGTGCGGCACGGACACGACATCTTCAACCGGCTCGAGGGGCGGCAGATCAGCCGGCGGGTCCAGTTCGAGGGGATGGACAGCGCCTTTCTCAACACCCGTCGACGGCGCCGGTGCGACGGCCGCTTCAGGCAGCTGAACCGCAACGAAGGGAGCAGTGACATCCTCCGGGCCCGCATCGGGAGACAATGAAGCGGTGCTCTCGGGGTCACGGTGCCTTTCGACAAGCCTTGTTACAGCTGTTTTCCGGGGGATCCTTTCCAGGGGCAGTGACATCTCGAGGACCGTAGACAGCTCTCCCATGGAGCTGAAGCGGGTTTCCGGGCTTTTGTTGAGGCACTTCATGACGATCTGCGAGATCGCGTCAGGGACATGGGGGGCGAACTCGCCCGGAGACGGAGGATCGGTGTGCAGGACGTTCTGGATGAGGGCGATGTGGTTGGCTCCCGAAAACGGCTTCTTCCCGGTAAGCATCTCGTAAAAGACGGCGCCGAGGCTGAAGATGTCCGCAGCCGACCCGAGCTGGTTCCCGGTGATCTGCTCGGGGGCCATGTAGGCCGGGGTCCCCAGGATCTGCCCTGCCACGGTCAGTTCCCCTGCATCGGGAACCGCCACGATCCCGAAGTCCATGAGCTTTACCTCGCCGTTTCCTGAAAGCATGACGTTGGCGGGCTTGACGTCCCGGTGGATCATGCCCCGGGAGTGGGCGAAAGAGAGGGCATCGCAGACCTCGATGACGACCAGGGACGCCTCCACGACCTCCAGGCGCCCCAGACTTCCCAGGACATCCCTGAGCTCGGCCCCGTCGACGAACTCCATGGCGAT includes the following:
- a CDS encoding DedA family protein; this translates as MGGLVEWVISWAQSPAGTTALFVLAFAESSFFPIPPDVLLISMALIRPDAAFVLALVCSAGSVLGGMFGYLIGWLGGRPLLHKVFSEKKIQAVKYAFEKYEVWAIAVAGFTPIPYKVFTLSAGTFEIPFKPFAAVSAVSRSARFFLVAGAIYLWGESVKHLLVKYFNWFSLVFMVLLIGGFALLKFAVGRHKSGVQSDSSESSVQR
- a CDS encoding protein-L-isoaspartate(D-aspartate) O-methyltransferase; this encodes MRGNSDRQAWAREKMVEKDIIPRGIKDEGVLDAMRKVPRHLFVEGHQRMSAYEDHPLPIGEGQTISQPYIVAAMTEALKLSGTETVLEIGTGSGYQTAILAELAAKVYSVERVPSLTGKARKVLDFLGCGNVLVKLSDGTLGWEEYAPYDRILVTAGAPWVPEPLTEQLKPGGILVIPVGSNSLQELTRVTKGEDGTLREERLGSCVFVRLVGKHGWEAGY
- the surE gene encoding 5'/3'-nucleotidase SurE, with the translated sequence MLILVTNDDGINAPGILALAGALGKLGRVVVVAPDRERSAASHSLTLNHPLRIDELGDDRFAIDGTPTDCVHLATHVLLNGTTPDLLVSGINRGGNMGQDVTYSGTVWAAMEGGLMGVPSLAVSLVDDRYSDYRPAARFAVAAAGWVRERGLPEGTILNINVPDDPDQDIDKFLITRQGFHRWEENVIRNSDPRGRTYYWIGGTRPPYKGPTETDLGAVTAGYISVTPLHVDMTNYRFVEQFKSWQGGDR
- a CDS encoding metallophosphoesterase, translating into MRKYTVFFAVALVLAVAAGGCSASVDWSVLPGHLAGGVVVYGDSRTGHDVHLTLVEGMATIEPAAVFHTGDLVDDGRVAGDWIIFNRIISELPSGTPVYPALGNHEEEAQRYFDNFTLPGNEKWYPVDDIEGFHFVVLDTESSLAAGSTQYQWLESELSSSVSATDYTIVTFHYPLFSTGKHRSDEKGIADDLVPLFEQYGVDAVFNGHDHDYERSTVNGIRYIVTGGGGAPLRNQAESSEFSELFLKAYHFCVLFFDEEQNLTVEVWSDKAEMIDSFGITNR
- a CDS encoding protein kinase yields the protein MVRKIGNYTVIEEIGRGGMAVVFRAVQESLNRNVAIKELDLARFRTDPNALERFRLEARAAASLEHPNIVTIYDLWEEGEKAYIAMEFVDGAELRDVLGSLGRLEVVEASLVVIEVCDALSFAHSRGMIHRDVKPANVMLSGNGEVKLMDFGIVAVPDAGELTVAGQILGTPAYMAPEQITGNQLGSAADIFSLGAVFYEMLTGKKPFSGANHIALIQNVLHTDPPSPGEFAPHVPDAISQIVMKCLNKSPETRFSSMGELSTVLEMSLPLERIPRKTAVTRLVERHRDPESTASLSPDAGPEDVTAPFVAVQLPEAAVAPAPSTGVEKGAVHPLELDPPADLPPLEPVEDVVSVPHTHQKAGTADVPLSLKATPGGGSKAEEHAGHYVGDDKESRSSLKALWIVGLLILLVAGGWFLAGWMGERSALNDIMPVALRKAQLTIVSPSGGTVLLNGEELAISGGGAWQVRAFDINPGLYNLEVRHPDLGSRKYILELGSGERKEIEVEFDQR